The following proteins are encoded in a genomic region of Sulfurospirillum arsenophilum NBRC 109478:
- a CDS encoding WD40 repeat domain-containing protein gives MKYLLLLSIISSMLLSAELSPRSIIQASGNVQQIALVEGKIIAGTSVGTLEMYKVEDASKLSQIVFPKIKDFTGDEVAPKVFSVDMLGKTFLAVVQASSGSRELYLVEEGKPKVLIDAHANLFISKAKFVDKNRILVALLSNEFLLWDIQTKKEIYRIQPSSSHFSDFALNEAKSMVASSSESGEISVFDALSGKIITVLKGGNVDNVYKVDFKKDKILCAGQDRRGIIYDLKSGAYERFDGSFLIYAGALSPSLNLGAFAFNEQNDIVLFDLASKGKVHTLKGQKSTLNTIVFASDKELVSSSDDQFIMIWRLP, from the coding sequence ATGAAGTATCTTCTACTCTTAAGTATTATTTCAAGCATGCTTTTAAGCGCAGAATTAAGCCCTCGAAGCATCATTCAAGCAAGTGGAAACGTTCAACAAATAGCGCTTGTGGAGGGTAAAATCATCGCAGGAACGAGTGTGGGAACGCTTGAGATGTACAAAGTAGAAGATGCTTCTAAACTTTCCCAAATTGTTTTTCCAAAGATCAAAGACTTTACAGGCGATGAGGTAGCTCCCAAAGTCTTCTCGGTGGATATGTTAGGCAAAACATTTTTAGCGGTGGTTCAAGCCAGTAGTGGCTCACGTGAGCTTTACCTTGTCGAAGAGGGTAAGCCTAAAGTGCTCATTGACGCTCACGCCAATCTTTTCATCTCCAAAGCCAAGTTTGTTGATAAAAACCGCATCTTAGTTGCTCTTTTGAGCAACGAATTTCTTTTGTGGGACATTCAAACCAAAAAGGAGATCTACCGCATTCAACCTTCCTCTTCCCACTTTAGCGATTTTGCATTGAATGAAGCGAAGAGTATGGTAGCAAGTTCCAGTGAGTCAGGTGAAATAAGTGTCTTTGATGCGCTTAGTGGCAAGATTATCACCGTACTAAAAGGCGGTAATGTGGACAATGTCTATAAAGTTGACTTTAAAAAGGATAAAATCCTCTGTGCTGGGCAAGATCGCAGAGGCATTATTTACGATCTTAAAAGTGGTGCATACGAGCGCTTTGATGGCTCATTTCTTATCTACGCAGGTGCTCTTAGCCCCAGCCTGAATTTGGGCGCATTTGCCTTTAATGAACAAAATGATATTGTCCTTTTTGATCTTGCCTCTAAAGGTAAAGTCCATACGCTTAAAGGGCAAAAAAGTACGCTCAATACCATTGTTTTTGCTAGCGACAAAGAGCTAGTAAGTAGCAGTGACGATCAATTTATTATGATTTGGAGACTCCCATGA
- a CDS encoding chaperone NapD, which translates to MNISSIVIQAKPEYVEEIIAVCEASDFCDYHFHDVEKGKIIVTIEGENIDEEMSKMKKIEQIPHVICADMMMAYSEDELDSEREKLEHSPNVPPILNDETIAFKDIVYKGDLKKKIH; encoded by the coding sequence ATGAATATTTCAAGTATTGTTATACAAGCGAAGCCAGAATATGTCGAAGAAATCATCGCTGTTTGTGAGGCGAGCGATTTTTGTGACTACCATTTTCACGATGTAGAAAAAGGTAAGATCATCGTGACGATTGAGGGTGAAAACATCGACGAAGAGATGTCAAAGATGAAAAAGATCGAGCAGATTCCTCATGTCATCTGTGCCGATATGATGATGGCATACAGTGAAGATGAACTCGACAGTGAGAGAGAAAAACTAGAGCATTCGCCAAATGTCCCACCCATACTCAATGATGAAACGATTGCATTCAAAGACATTGTCTATAAGGGTGATTTGAAGAAGAAAATACACTAA
- a CDS encoding PAS domain-containing protein has protein sequence MQTTYQMFVETTVPSDELIVSRTDLSGKITYANETFAQISGYEVDELIGKPHNIVRHPDMPHSVFKTLWETLQRGEMWKGYVKNLRKDGGYYWVYAEVSGVYKDGVLIEYKSLRVPMDEETKVKMQRTYDEKCEQEEHKSRVVVYLQSDLVHKVETLAREKACSSDKIINDILGDTLF, from the coding sequence ATGCAAACGACGTATCAGATGTTTGTTGAAACGACGGTTCCGAGTGATGAACTCATTGTCTCACGTACGGATTTAAGCGGAAAAATAACGTATGCCAATGAAACATTTGCACAGATTTCTGGCTATGAGGTTGATGAACTCATCGGCAAACCCCACAACATCGTACGCCATCCCGATATGCCTCACTCGGTTTTTAAAACACTCTGGGAAACACTGCAACGAGGCGAAATGTGGAAAGGGTATGTCAAAAATCTTCGCAAAGATGGCGGTTACTACTGGGTTTATGCAGAAGTTTCAGGTGTCTATAAAGATGGCGTACTCATTGAGTATAAATCATTACGTGTGCCTATGGACGAAGAGACAAAAGTAAAAATGCAACGCACCTACGATGAAAAATGCGAACAAGAAGAGCACAAAAGTCGCGTTGTTGTTTATCTTCAAAGTGATCTTGTGCATAAAGTTGAAACACTTGCACGCGAAAAAGCATGTTCTAGCGATAAGATTATTAACGATATTCTAGGTGACACCCTCTTTTAA
- a CDS encoding SLAC1 anion channel family protein: MDEVLACENNRVKFFPIMMYAMVMGLSGLTIMYQKAALWLGFSEMIGAVLMVVSTALFVMISLIYLGKYIKYASIVKKEFSHPIRLNFFAAISISMLMLAIIYKEVNVNVSALFWYAGSGLHFYLTMHTISFWINNNQELDHSNPAWFIPVVGNVLVPVGGIGFASQGVLMYFFSCGIFFWVILFAILLNRIIFHHQLAVKFMPTMFILIAPPAVGFLAYYKMYGVVDVFATMLFNLALFFTLLVAFMYKNFVKIKFFISWWAFVFPLAAMAISSMLMYHETKDAVLLALSYVMVGVTTVVISIVIYQTVAHIRKGEICVQE, from the coding sequence ATGGACGAAGTTCTTGCATGTGAAAACAACAGAGTAAAATTCTTTCCGATCATGATGTATGCGATGGTTATGGGACTAAGTGGTTTAACGATTATGTACCAAAAAGCGGCACTTTGGTTAGGGTTTAGTGAGATGATCGGAGCAGTTTTAATGGTGGTTTCAACTGCATTGTTTGTGATGATCTCTTTGATCTACCTTGGAAAATACATCAAATACGCGTCTATCGTAAAAAAAGAATTTTCACACCCCATAAGACTCAATTTTTTTGCAGCTATTTCTATTTCGATGTTGATGCTAGCGATTATTTACAAAGAGGTCAATGTTAATGTATCGGCTCTTTTTTGGTATGCCGGATCTGGACTTCATTTTTACCTCACCATGCATACCATCTCGTTTTGGATCAATAATAATCAAGAACTAGATCACTCAAATCCTGCATGGTTTATTCCCGTTGTGGGAAATGTGTTGGTTCCAGTAGGTGGCATAGGCTTTGCGAGTCAAGGTGTACTGATGTACTTTTTTAGCTGTGGTATTTTCTTTTGGGTGATACTATTTGCTATTTTACTCAATCGCATCATTTTTCATCATCAATTAGCCGTGAAGTTTATGCCGACAATGTTTATTCTCATCGCTCCCCCTGCGGTTGGCTTTCTCGCGTATTATAAAATGTATGGTGTGGTAGATGTCTTTGCAACCATGCTGTTTAATCTTGCACTCTTTTTTACACTCCTAGTCGCATTTATGTATAAAAATTTTGTTAAAATCAAATTTTTTATCTCTTGGTGGGCATTTGTATTTCCACTGGCGGCTATGGCGATTAGCTCGATGCTGATGTACCATGAAACCAAAGATGCTGTGCTTTTAGCACTCTCATATGTTATGGTGGGTGTGACAACGGTGGTGATTTCTATTGTTATTTACCAAACGGTAGCGCATATCCGCAAAGGCGAAATTTGCGTACAAGAATAG
- a CDS encoding DUF6858 family protein: MEKTVFMDKYPIHSLTLRKSELRYESMTQMLDYFKEKINAHPVAHFIAIFDHYAHTKSLGGEIMEGLKDVQNIVFCFGSAIPSTKMVAVRPRSIGICEFEDRFVIEFMEAPKEELHAVMQAWAKALVD, translated from the coding sequence ATGGAAAAAACAGTTTTTATGGATAAGTATCCTATTCATTCACTCACATTGCGAAAATCAGAACTGCGCTATGAGAGCATGACTCAAATGCTTGACTACTTTAAAGAGAAAATAAATGCTCATCCTGTAGCACATTTTATAGCCATTTTTGACCACTATGCTCATACGAAATCATTGGGTGGTGAAATTATGGAAGGGTTAAAAGATGTTCAAAATATTGTTTTTTGTTTTGGAAGTGCCATTCCGAGCACTAAAATGGTCGCAGTTCGCCCTCGAAGCATCGGGATTTGTGAGTTTGAGGATCGTTTTGTGATTGAATTTATGGAAGCACCGAAAGAGGAGCTTCATGCGGTGATGCAGGCATGGGCAAAAGCGTTGGTAGATTAA
- a CDS encoding DUF134 domain-containing protein, with product MARHKSKRSISFRPPCSHFIPQEHALHEEAISLLAEEVEALYLMDLLELYQEEAAQKMEVSRPTFARIIKSARNKVALALLGGHALHLESSKERYVVALCSESETSPYTVLNPKGKYIHFFTLENHQTIEKQMIPNPLLLNQTKPSSVLSELFVNQRVNVFVTGTIGQGFKSTLSTKGIPVLLREAITDEEITALW from the coding sequence ATGGCACGCCACAAAAGTAAACGATCTATTTCGTTTCGTCCACCTTGTAGCCATTTTATTCCACAAGAACATGCCTTACACGAAGAAGCTATCTCCCTTTTAGCCGAAGAGGTTGAAGCACTCTATCTGATGGATTTGTTGGAGCTGTACCAAGAGGAAGCTGCACAAAAGATGGAAGTTTCTCGCCCAACTTTTGCTCGCATCATTAAATCAGCGCGCAATAAAGTCGCTTTGGCACTACTTGGAGGTCATGCTTTGCATCTAGAAAGCAGTAAAGAACGTTACGTGGTTGCCTTGTGCAGTGAAAGTGAAACCTCTCCTTACACAGTATTAAATCCTAAAGGCAAGTACATTCATTTTTTCACGCTTGAGAACCATCAAACCATTGAGAAGCAGATGATTCCTAATCCTCTGCTTCTCAATCAAACAAAGCCTTCTTCCGTCTTAAGTGAACTTTTCGTCAATCAGCGTGTTAATGTATTTGTTACAGGAACTATTGGACAAGGGTTTAAAAGTACTCTCTCCACTAAAGGAATCCCCGTACTTTTAAGAGAGGCGATAACGGACGAAGAGATTACAGCACTTTGGTAG
- a CDS encoding NifB/NifX family molybdenum-iron cluster-binding protein: MTIIFPTMKDDGLEAKRGAHFGKATFYTAVVVEDGVVKEVKVYKNPGHVTGGCANAVANIQALGADTLVVSGIGGEPLKKFLAVNVAVYFDDKNETVKDALSDFLAEKTVKIDPNHTCAHH; the protein is encoded by the coding sequence ATGACTATTATATTTCCAACAATGAAAGACGATGGGCTTGAAGCAAAAAGAGGTGCACATTTTGGTAAGGCAACGTTTTATACGGCAGTTGTCGTAGAAGACGGTGTTGTTAAAGAAGTAAAAGTGTATAAAAACCCTGGTCATGTAACCGGAGGCTGCGCTAATGCTGTGGCAAATATACAAGCACTGGGAGCTGATACACTTGTGGTTTCAGGCATCGGTGGAGAGCCTTTGAAAAAGTTTTTGGCTGTTAATGTTGCTGTTTATTTCGATGACAAAAACGAAACAGTGAAAGATGCGTTAAGCGATTTTTTAGCGGAAAAAACGGTTAAGATTGACCCAAATCATACCTGTGCACATCATTAA